The Chloroflexota bacterium genome includes the window AGAGAAAATGCGAAAGTTATTGCTCGTTCTGACATTGCTCACTGTGTTTGTCCTAGTCGTCGCGTGTGCGCCCGCGCCGACCGCCACGCCGGTTCCACCGACGAAAGCGCCGGAACCGACTAAGGCGCCGGCTCCAACTGCCGTGCCCACCAAAGCGCCGGAACCAACCAAAGCCCCCGCGCCGACGACTGCGCCGGCTGCCACGAAAGCGCCCGAACCGACGAAAGCCGCCGTTGCGCCGACCGTCGCTGGTCCCAAGCCAGTTACGTTGACGGTGACACTTCGTAAAGGAATGAAGTGGAGCGACGGTTCGAACTTTACGACGAAAGATATTGTCGGCACGTACGACATTTTGTGGCTGCAGTCCAGCTCGACCTGGAACTTGCTCACCGATGTCGTCGCGAAAGATGACACGACGATTGATTTCATGATCAAGACGCCGGGTCCCGCGATTCTCGACACGATTGTGCGTTCGCAAGTGACGCGCCCGTACGCGCAGTACGGCAAGTGGATGGACGCCGCCGCCGATTTCCGCAAAAAGAATGCGGACCGCAAGAGCACGGATGTGACCAAGGTGTTGGACGAAATGCTCGCGTTCCGTCCGCCGAGCGCGGTCGTCTACGGTCCGTACAACATTGATCCCAAGAGCATCACCGAAGCGCAGCTCACTCTGGTCAAGAACGCGACCGGGTTCAATGCCGACAAGATTGATTTCGATAAAGTGACCGTCTACTGGGGCGATACCGTTCAGGATATGCCGTTGTACCTGTCGAGCGAGATGGACTATTCCTCGAACGCGTACAGCCCCGCAAACTTGCAAGCGATTCGCGCGGTCGGCAGTTACATGGTCGTCCTTGGCGGACCTGGGACGAACGGTCCAGGCATGTACTTTAACAACGACGTGTATCCGCTGAACAAAAAAGAAGTCCGCCAAGCATTTGCGTACGCGATTGATCGTGTCGAGAACTGCAAGGTCGCGTTCGGCGATGCGTGCCGCCCGGTCAAGTACGAAGCGGGGTTCACCGATGCCGCCGTGCCGACCTGGCTTTCCGCCGCGCAACTCGCCAAACTTAACACGTACGACGCGGACGTGAAAAAAGCCGAAGCGTTGTTGACCGGGCTCAATTTCAAAAAAGGGTCCGATGGAATCTGGGTGGACGACAAGGGCAAAAAGATGGAGTACGAATTGAGCGTGCCCGCCGATTTCACCGAATACCTCGCGTCATCTGAAAATGTCGCGCAACAATTGACCAAGTTCGGCATCAAGATCACGGTCAAGCCGTACCAATCGTCCGAACGCACGAATGTGCACAAATCGGGCAAGTACCAAATCTCGATGGACATTGGTTTCCGCTTCACCTACTTTCACCCGTACGTCTCGTTCGATTACAACCTGCGTCCGGGGGTGGTGAGCGCGGGCTGGAAGAACAATCCCGAAGGTGCGGAAGGCGAACGCGGCATCAACTTGCCGTTCAAGCAAAAGACCGCGGATGGCAAAGAGATCAACATCAAAGAGTGGGTGGACAAGATGGCGGAAGGGTTTGACGTGGAAGCGCAAAAACCCTACGTCGCCGATGTCGTGAGCATGTTCAACGAACAACTGCCTGTCTTGATGATGTTCGAACGTTACCTCACCGACCCGATTGACACCAAGACGCGCGTCACCGGTTGGTTGCCGCAAGACGACAAGATTTACAAGAACAATCAGAACAACTCGCCGGTCGCGCGCCAATTCTTGAGCGGTCAACTCAAGCCGAGCGCGACGAACAAGACGAAAGAATTCAAGACGTCGTACCCATACATCCAACCACCAAAGGCAAACTTGAACGCGTTTGCCACCGACAGCAACGCGACGGTGAGTGGTATCGGCGCGGTGCTCGCCCCGTTCATGTATCCGCCACTCACGTGGTACGATGTGAACGAAGGCAAGTACGTGCCGTTCTACGCGGAGAAATGGGAAATCAAGTAAGTTGTAAGACGTGATGCGTGATGCGTGATACGCAGTGTGGAATACGCAATACGGAATACGCTATATGTATTACGAATTGCGTATTGCGTAATCACGCATCACCTTTTTGAGGATGCGATGCTCAGGTTCGTCACGCTCGTTAGTTTGTTATTGATCGGTTGCTCGTCAACACAACCTCCGCTTGCCACACCCCAATCGAAAATCGGAAATCAAAAATCGAAAATGGATACCATGTCTCTCGATCAAAAAATCGGACAACTAATGCTCGTCGGTTTTGACGGCACAACCTTGACGCCGGAATTTCGCGCGGTGATTCAACAACTGCACATCGGCGGTGTGATTTTTTACGACCGCAATGTTGCATCGCCGACCCAGGTCGCGCAACTCAACGCCGATTTGCAAGCCGCCGCGCGCGACATGGGCGACCCTGCCTTGTTCACGACGATTGACCAGGAAGGCGGCGTCGTCGCGCGCTTGCGCGAGGACAAGGGTTTCACCGAGTTTCCCGGGCAAATGGCAATCGGCGCGACCGGCGACGCCGAAAACGCGCGGCGCATCGCGCGCGCGCTCAGCGCGGAACTGCTCGCGCTCGGTTTCAACATGGATCTCACGCCCGACCTCGACGTGAACAACAACGCGGTGAATCCGATCATCAGCACGCGCTCGTTCGGCTCCGATCCCATGCGCGTCGCCGAGTTTGGCGTCGCGTTCATCGAAGGAATGCAAGGCGCGGGCGTCATCGCGATTGGCAAACATTTTCCCGGGCATGGCGACACATCGGTGGATTCGCACGTCGCGCTCTCGTCCGTGCCGCACGACCGCGCGCGTTTAGAGTCGGTCGAGTTTCTACCGTTTCGCGCGGCGATGAAAAACAATCTCGCCGGGATCATGTCCGCGCACGTCACCTTTCCCGCGATTGATCCAACGCCGAAACTTGCCGCGACGCTTTCGCCGCGCGTGCTCACCGATTTGGTGCGCGGCGACATGCAGTACGACGGTCTCGTGATGACGGACGAGTTGACGATGGGCGCGCTCGCGACGAGCGGATATCCCGCGCCGCAAGCCGCAGTCGCCGCGCTACAAGCCGGCGCGGACATTTTGCTATTCCAAACCGGCTACACGATGCATCGCGACGCACACGCCGCGCTCGTGGACGCGGTGCGCCGCGGCGACATGCCCGAATCGCGCGTAGACGACGCGCTGCGGCGCGTGATGCGCGCGAAGGAACAGTTTGGGCTATTGACCGCCGACCGCCGACCGCCGACCGCCGATACCGTCGGTTCGATTGAGAATAAAACTCTTTCGCGTGAGGTCGCGCGGCAGGCGGTCACGCTCGTGCGCGATCAGGCGAATAACCTTGCGAAGGTTTCGAATTCTTCGCAAGGTTTGCTCGTCGTCGAAACCGGCGCGTACAAGTTGGGCAATCGCCTCGGCGCGACGACGATGCAAGTCAAAGCGCAGCCGACCCAAGCCGAAATCGTGAGCGTGAAACAAACCGCGCAGGATGGTCGTGTCGTCATCGTTGCGACGAGCGATGTCGCGAAGAATCCACAGCAAGTTGAACTCGTCAACGCGTTGCTCAAGCTGAACGCGCCGGTGATTGTCGTCGCGACGCGTTCGCCGTACGATTTGCTCGCGTTGCCGGACGCGCCGACGTACCTCGCGATCTACGGCGCGAATCCGCCGATGCTCGATGCGCTCGCCGATGTGTTGTCGGGCAAAATTAAAGCGCAAGGCAAATTGCCGGTCGAGTTGCCGGGGTTGTATCGCGTGGGAGATAGCGTACGATGACTAGTCGCGAGAATGCGGAACACCATACCTGGGGCGCGCAGCGCGGTCTAACGACGAATTCGAATTCATCGTCGGCTCGCAACCACCCAATCACGGCGACTGCGTGAATGCAAATTGAATTTTCACCGGAACCCCTTGCCCAACGCGCGTTTGTCCTGGCGCGTTTCGTACAAGACGACATGTTCGCATTGGTCGCGCAACTCGCGCGCGCGGCGATCCAGCTTGGCGGTGTACCGGCGGGCGCACCACACTGCACCGTGCAGTACCTCGACGGCGTAACCGATCTGAACGCGTTGCATCATCAGCTCGCTACGTATTGCCGTTCATTGCGCGCGTTCACGCTCCAAACTTTGCGCCTCGAAATTGGCACGAGTGCGCAATTGATTGACAGCAGTGTTGTTTGGCTGGCGGTTGAAAAGAGCGCCACACTTTATCGCCTCTACGACGACATCGGTGCGATCGCGCGCGCGCTGGGATTCACGACGCACGGTTTCACGCGCGATACCTGGATTCCACACATTTTTCTCGCGCGATTTTCCAACGGCAACGCGCCGCGTTTGATTCCACGCGATCCGACCATAGATCTTCAACTGCGCGTGCGCCGGCTCGACCTGACGCACCAACTCGGCGCGCAAGAGTACGAAAGGATCGCTTCCTTCGATTTGCCATGAACACGTTTTCGTTTCGCTCATTCGGTTTCGACGATACAAACCACCTCGCCGCGAGGTGGAATGCCGCGTGCGGCGCGAATCTCGCAATCAACGCGCGCTTTGTCGCGTACAACACACGCGTGCCCACTGGCGCGATCCAAGCCGGGCGTATCGCGTTGCGCGATGACGTGCCAATCGGTTTTATTCTCGCGAGTGCGTTGCCGAACGATCCGCAAACTTCGCCGCGCGAGGTCGGCTGGATTGACGCGCTCGCGGTTGCGCCGGAATTTCAACGTCGCGGCGTCGGCGGCGAATTGCTTGGGTGGGCGGAACGATGGTTGCGCGAGCAAGGATGCGCGCGCGCGCGCCTCGGCGGCGGGCTTTGTCCGTTCGCGCCCGGCTATCCGACCGAACTGGGCAACGTAGAATTTTTCACGCGACGCGGTTTTGTTGAACGCATCGGTAGTGCGCGTGTCTGGGACGTCGCGCGCGATCTGATCAACTACCCAACTATCCAACTATCTAAACCACCCAACGACCTAACCATCCGCCTTGCCGCTCACGACGACACCTCCTCGCTTCTCGAATTTCTTGCGCGCGAATTTCCGAATCGTTGGTATTATGAGTACAAAGAATTTCTGCGTACCGGTGGACGCATTACCGATTACCAATTACTACTTACCCGTTCCGTTATTACTGGCTTTGCGCGTTTGACTTTCGAAGATTCCGAACGACCCATTGAGCGATTTTACATGCACGGCTTGCCGCGACCCTGGGGACAACTCGGACCGCTGGGCGTGAGCAAGGACACGCGCGGCAAAGGGTACGGACGCGCGTTGCTCGACGCCACACTGAATCATCTGCGCGATCAAGGTGTGCGCGGCTGTGTGATTGACTGGACGGATCTGGTAGATTTCTATCGCAAGTTTGGATTCACGCCATACCGCGAGTATGCGATGCTCGCGAAAAATTTGTGAGGGACGCATGACGCGCGAGCAATTTATCAAACGCAAAATCAAAGCGTGGCAAAAGACGTTGCAATTGACCGACTGGACGATCACATTTGAACTGCGCGACCTGCCCGAAATGGAGCAAGGCATCACGTGGCGTTTCACCGAACGCACCGCGCACATTCAGTTCGCCAATCACACCGACCGCGCGCGGCTCGAAAAAGACATCGCACACGAGTTGAGTCATTTGATTCTCGCCAAGTTCGATCGCTATGTCGAGGACTGGGTGTGGCCCCGCCTGACGAAAAAAGAAAAACAAACGTACGGCGAAACACACAACAAGCTGCTCAACGAAGTGATTGACCACTATCTTAACGTCATTCGCGCGATGTAAACGCGCGCGTAGGGGCACGCCTGGTGCGTGCCCATTTGGGCGACCACAAGGGTCGCCCCTACGTGTTATGGAGACCGGATGAATTTCACCCCCATCGAAAATCTGATCCACGACCATCTCAACCGAACCTTTCCCGCCGCGCAACTCGTCATTCGCCAGCGCGGTATCGTTATCTACGAAAATGCGTTCGGCGTTCTCGATCCCGAACGAACCAACGAACCAACGAACGAACAAACTAAATTCGATTTCGCCTCAGTTTCAAAATTATTTACCGTCGCCGCGTTCATGACGTTCGTCGAGCAAGGTCGTATCGCGCTCGATCAACGCGTGTGCGATGTGTTGCCGGAATTTTCGGGCGCGCGCGCGATTGCGCCGTACCCCGATCCCCTCAAACCCGGTGCGTTCGTTGAGATTGTCCCAGCGAGCGATGCGCGCGCAGACGCGGGTACGATTACCTTTCGCAATTTGCTCGCGCACAATTCGGGTCTGCCCGCGTGGTTGCCGTTGTGGAAATCATCCAAGCGCGAGGAGCGGCGCATCATCGCGCTGACGTGCGATTTCGCGTACCCGACCGGCGCGCGCGTCGTCTACAGCGACATCGGCTTGATTCTGATTGGATTCGCACTCGAAGCGCTCGCGGGCAAATCGCTCGACGCAATCGTGCGCGAACGCGTGACCGCGCCGCTCGGTCTCGACTCGATTGGGTACGGACCGCTTCCGCCGGAGAACGTTGCGCCGACCGAATTTTACGCGCATCAAAATCGCCGGCTGCGCGGCGAGGTGCACGACGAAAACGCGTGGTCGCTCGGCGGCGTGGCGGGGCACGCCGGTGTATTCGGCAACGCGCGCGACCTTGCCGCGTTCGGCGAGGCATTGCGGACGCATCGCTTGCTCAAACGCGAAACGCTCGACGAGATGACGCGTTTGCAATCCCAGGATGGCGCGGTGCGACGCGGCATCGGCTTTGCGCTCTGGTCGCCCGATCCCGGCGCGGCGAGCAATCCGTTGAGCGAGCGCGCGTTCGGGCATCTCGGTTTCACCGGCACGTCGCTCTGGATGGATCCGACGCGCGATCTCGTGATTACGTGTCTCACAAATCGCGTGTACTATGGACGCGCGAACGCGGATGCGATTGGCGCGTTTCGGGTCGCGTTGCATCGAGCAGTGATAAAGGAATTGGACGCGGATTAACGCGGACAAGCGCGGATTTTTCGACAGTGTAGCAGCGTGACCGATTACAGACAGAATTTTTTACCGCAGAGGCGCAGAGAACGCGGAGAACGCCGAGTCTTTAGAAAAAATTTCTCTCTGCGCCCTCAGCGCTCTCCGCGTCTCTGCGGTAAATCCGATTTACGGTTGCAATGCTACAGTGTCGTTTTTTCTTGATGTGTACATCCTTCCAAGATCGAATGAAACGTCTGCTCTTTATTTTCACTCTTGCGGTTGTCGCCGATTTTGTGGCGATGAATTTCGCCCTTGTACCCACGCGCGCGGCGAGCGACTTGATCGTGTACGACGATGCGCTGCAAAACGGATTTCAGGATTGGAGTTGGGCGCCGCACTCGCTCACCAACACATCGCCGATTTCGATCGGCGTGCGTTCGATCAGCGTGTCGTTCGCGGGAAACTGGGATGGCGTGTGGTTCGTCAACCCAGGCGCGAACGTGGACACGTCGGCGTACACCGCGATTCAATTTGCGATTCACGGCGGGAGCGCCGGCGGACAAACGATGGAGATCAAAGCCGGCGCGGGCACAGCGTACCCAACTAATGCAGTGGACTTGAACGCGTACTTGCCCGGCGGCGCGGTCGCGAATCAATGGCGCGTCGTCACGATTCCACTTTCGGCGCTCGGCTTGCAAAACGCGTTGTTCGCGAATATCGCGTTTCAAAGCAAGGTCAATGCCGCGCAACCAACTTTTTATCTCGACGATATTCGCCTCGTCGCCGCGCTGACGCCGCCAGGATTCACTGCGACGATTCGCGTGGACGCGAACGCGTCGCCGCAAAATTTCGATTCGCGCGTCCTGGGTTCGAACTTGCCCGCGTGGCTCGGTCCCACGCGCTTTAACGACGCGACCGTTCGCGCGCGCACGATGGCATCGGGTGTTACGTTGATGCGGATTCCTGGCGGCAGTTGGAGCGATTCGTACGACTGGCTCGATTGCGAGAATGGCGGCGGCAATTGTTCGTGGGCGTCGCGCCCAACCGATTTTATCAACAGCTTGCGCGCGACCGGCAACGACGCGTTGTTCATCGTCAATGTGAACGACACGTCGAAAAAAGCCGCGGCGGCAGTCGCGTTCTTCAATTCGTACATCACCGACACGACGCCCATCGGCGTGGACATTCGCGGCACCGATTGGTACACCGCCGGGCATTGGGCGCAATTGCGCGCGAGTCACGGCAATGTCGCGCCGTTCAAAATTCGATACTGGGATTTCGGCAACGAGATTTACGGGAGCACGCCGACGACCGGCGGCGCGCTGTGCGCGTCGTACGGCTGGGAAAATGGTTGGACGTGCGATGGTACCGAGTAC containing:
- the nagZ gene encoding beta-N-acetylhexosaminidase, which translates into the protein MLRFVTLVSLLLIGCSSTQPPLATPQSKIGNQKSKMDTMSLDQKIGQLMLVGFDGTTLTPEFRAVIQQLHIGGVIFYDRNVASPTQVAQLNADLQAAARDMGDPALFTTIDQEGGVVARLREDKGFTEFPGQMAIGATGDAENARRIARALSAELLALGFNMDLTPDLDVNNNAVNPIISTRSFGSDPMRVAEFGVAFIEGMQGAGVIAIGKHFPGHGDTSVDSHVALSSVPHDRARLESVEFLPFRAAMKNNLAGIMSAHVTFPAIDPTPKLAATLSPRVLTDLVRGDMQYDGLVMTDELTMGALATSGYPAPQAAVAALQAGADILLFQTGYTMHRDAHAALVDAVRRGDMPESRVDDALRRVMRAKEQFGLLTADRRPPTADTVGSIENKTLSREVARQAVTLVRDQANNLAKVSNSSQGLLVVETGAYKLGNRLGATTMQVKAQPTQAEIVSVKQTAQDGRVVIVATSDVAKNPQQVELVNALLKLNAPVIVVATRSPYDLLALPDAPTYLAIYGANPPMLDALADVLSGKIKAQGKLPVELPGLYRVGDSVR
- a CDS encoding 2'-5' RNA ligase family protein produces the protein MQIEFSPEPLAQRAFVLARFVQDDMFALVAQLARAAIQLGGVPAGAPHCTVQYLDGVTDLNALHHQLATYCRSLRAFTLQTLRLEIGTSAQLIDSSVVWLAVEKSATLYRLYDDIGAIARALGFTTHGFTRDTWIPHIFLARFSNGNAPRLIPRDPTIDLQLRVRRLDLTHQLGAQEYERIASFDLP
- a CDS encoding GNAT family N-acetyltransferase encodes the protein MNTFSFRSFGFDDTNHLAARWNAACGANLAINARFVAYNTRVPTGAIQAGRIALRDDVPIGFILASALPNDPQTSPREVGWIDALAVAPEFQRRGVGGELLGWAERWLREQGCARARLGGGLCPFAPGYPTELGNVEFFTRRGFVERIGSARVWDVARDLINYPTIQLSKPPNDLTIRLAAHDDTSSLLEFLAREFPNRWYYEYKEFLRTGGRITDYQLLLTRSVITGFARLTFEDSERPIERFYMHGLPRPWGQLGPLGVSKDTRGKGYGRALLDATLNHLRDQGVRGCVIDWTDLVDFYRKFGFTPYREYAMLAKNL
- a CDS encoding serine hydrolase — translated: MNFTPIENLIHDHLNRTFPAAQLVIRQRGIVIYENAFGVLDPERTNEPTNEQTKFDFASVSKLFTVAAFMTFVEQGRIALDQRVCDVLPEFSGARAIAPYPDPLKPGAFVEIVPASDARADAGTITFRNLLAHNSGLPAWLPLWKSSKREERRIIALTCDFAYPTGARVVYSDIGLILIGFALEALAGKSLDAIVRERVTAPLGLDSIGYGPLPPENVAPTEFYAHQNRRLRGEVHDENAWSLGGVAGHAGVFGNARDLAAFGEALRTHRLLKRETLDEMTRLQSQDGAVRRGIGFALWSPDPGAASNPLSERAFGHLGFTGTSLWMDPTRDLVITCLTNRVYYGRANADAIGAFRVALHRAVIKELDAD
- a CDS encoding alpha-L-arabinofuranosidase; this encodes MKRLLFIFTLAVVADFVAMNFALVPTRAASDLIVYDDALQNGFQDWSWAPHSLTNTSPISIGVRSISVSFAGNWDGVWFVNPGANVDTSAYTAIQFAIHGGSAGGQTMEIKAGAGTAYPTNAVDLNAYLPGGAVANQWRVVTIPLSALGLQNALFANIAFQSKVNAAQPTFYLDDIRLVAALTPPGFTATIRVDANASPQNFDSRVLGSNLPAWLGPTRFNDATVRARTMASGVTLMRIPGGSWSDSYDWLDCENGGGNCSWASRPTDFINSLRATGNDALFIVNVNDTSKKAAAAVAFFNSYITDTTPIGVDIRGTDWYTAGHWAQLRASHGNVAPFKIRYWDFGNEIYGSTPTTGGALCASYGWENGWTCDGTEYVNGVGTGATRHEGYLEFRNAMRAVDATILVGAVGVPDASSWSDWGNKVIAAAGNALDFYIVHEYAFSNTVTDYNVVLTEPHGRWNAIKTNLQNAFNANAGGRQAPIFVDEYNLFAVQDVDNSQLMTRAVNALFIADTLGQIAQNNFATANQWDLMNGAAANGTDFGLMNADTYARTPQYYVFPLWSRFGAQMLPVTTTLPATTTLSVYAGRINAQTLSLIAINKTGSPITATIQLAGAPSVISGTADVVRANALSDQAVTFNGVSNPSNDLSSAPPASLTSLGNPLTYTFAPYSITLLRMQLAPTWSRLFLPFVMR